Genomic DNA from Mycolicibacterium helvum:
ACGTCGGCACCGCGAAACAGCGTGGTCACCGGAACGTCGAAACCCTTCGCCAACAGCGCCAGCGTGGACAGGCTCGGTGAGGTCTGGGCGTTCTCGATCTTGCTCATCATCGCCTTGGAGATACCGACCCTGGTCGCCATATCGGCCACCGACAAGCCCAACTGCTGACGCAGTAGCCGCACGTTGTGCGCGATCGCGGCCTCGAATTCCAGCTCCGCGACCGGCTCGTGCGGTTCGCGATCGCGGGCAGTACCCGATTGGTTGCGCAGCAGATCGGTCACAAGGGCAGTATCTATCTCATCTGCCCGGCGCCGACATAGGGATACGGACTCTTCAACAGCGCACCCTGCGCGAAGCGGGACAACCGGAAGTCTGTCTCGGGTATCCGAGGATCGCTGCTGCGGCCATCGACGACCAGGTCTGCGACCAGTCGGCCCACGGCCGGTGCGATCTTGAACCCGTGACCGCTGAAGCCGGCGGCGACGAACAGCCCGTCGCGACCGCTGGCCGAGATCACCGGGTTCCAGTCCGGTGTGACGTCATAGCATCCGGCGTAGCTGGTGGTGATCGCCGCGCCGGTAAAGCCGGGGAAGCGATTGCCCACCTTGTCGACGGTGAGGTCGATGAAATCCTCGGTGGCCCGGTTGAGGTAGTCGTCGGGATCGGCGGTCACGACATCGGAGAGATCGCTGTTGCCGAACAGCACGTCACCGCCGACTTCTGGGCGCACATATTGCAGCGACACCAGATCAGAGAACACCGGCACCGGCCCCAATTCGACGCCGGGGGAGATCATGACGATCTGCTCGCGGACCACCCGGATCGGCACGTCGATGCCGTAGGGCGCCAGGAACGCACTCGTCCATACCCCGGTTGCGACGACGACGCTGCCCGCGCTGATCTCTGAGCCGTCGGCCAGCCGCACGCCGGTGACGGCATCTCCGTCGGTGAGCAGATCGGTTACCGTGGCGCCCTGGCGGATTCGTACGCCGGCCGCGCGAGCGCTGACGGCGAACGCCTGGGCGGTCTGGTAGGCGTCGCCGTAGCCGCCGCGGGATTCCCAGCCGAACGCGGCGAACGGCGACAGGTCTGCGGTCGGCCACAGCCGGGCCACTTCGGCGGCGTCGATCTCCTCGGTCTGAACACCGACCGCGCGTTGTGCGGCCATGCTTTTGCGCAAGGAATCGACGTTGGGTTCGCCGACGCCGACGACGTATCCGGTCTGCCGAAAGCCGATATCGTCGCCGAAGATCTCGTCGGCCTTCTCGAAAACCTCCAGGCCGACGGTTGCCATCGCGGCCAGCGAGCTCACCCCGTAGTGACAACGCACGATTCCGCTGGACTTACCGGTCATCCCGGATGCCACGGTATTACGTTCGGCGACAACCACATCGGTGATGCCACGTTGGCTCAACGCCCAGGCCGCCGCGCACCCCTCGATCCCGCCGCCGACGATAACGACATCGGCTGTCTCGGTCATCGGCCTGTCCCGGGAATCCACGAGGTGCCTGCCAGCGGAACCCGGGCCATCGCCGCCGCCTCGATGGTCACCGCGACCAGGTCCTCGGGCTCCAGGTGCAACAGGTGTGCCTTGCCACAGGCACGGGCGATGGTCTGGGCCTCCATGGTGAGCACTCGCAGATAGTTGGCCAGTCGCCGGCCGGCATCCACCGGATCCAGCCGGGCCGCCAGCTCGGGGTCCTGGGTGCTGATGCCGGCAGGGTCGCGGCCATCCTGGAAGTCGTCGTAGAAACCGGCCGCACTGCCCAGCTTCTCGTACTCGGCGGCGTACTTGGGATTGTTGTCTCCCAGCGCGATCAGCGCGGCCGTGCCGATCGCCACGGCGTCGGCGCCCAGGGCCATCGCCTTGGCGACGTCCGCGCCGGTGCGGATGCCGCCGGACACGATCAGCTGGACTTTGCGATGCACCCCCAGCTCTGAGAGTGCCTGCACGGCTTGTGGAACCGCGGCCAGCGTCGGGATGCCGACGTGCTCGATGAAGACATCCTGGGTGGCGGCGGTACCGCCCTGCATCCCGTCGACGACCACCACATCGGCGCCGGCGGCCA
This window encodes:
- a CDS encoding NAD(P)/FAD-dependent oxidoreductase; this translates as MTETADVVIVGGGIEGCAAAWALSQRGITDVVVAERNTVASGMTGKSSGIVRCHYGVSSLAAMATVGLEVFEKADEIFGDDIGFRQTGYVVGVGEPNVDSLRKSMAAQRAVGVQTEEIDAAEVARLWPTADLSPFAAFGWESRGGYGDAYQTAQAFAVSARAAGVRIRQGATVTDLLTDGDAVTGVRLADGSEISAGSVVVATGVWTSAFLAPYGIDVPIRVVREQIVMISPGVELGPVPVFSDLVSLQYVRPEVGGDVLFGNSDLSDVVTADPDDYLNRATEDFIDLTVDKVGNRFPGFTGAAITTSYAGCYDVTPDWNPVISASGRDGLFVAAGFSGHGFKIAPAVGRLVADLVVDGRSSDPRIPETDFRLSRFAQGALLKSPYPYVGAGQMR